GCTGTGTTGTCGTCATGCTGCtaagcagcagggaggaaaaacCCCTGACGGGTGGCTCAGTGCAGGAACACAGCAGTACTGGTactgccaccagcagcagcacaggcacacAATGCCATGCGATCAGCAGAAGCAGGTGGGGGGGATGCAATGAGGGGGCCACatcacagccccagcccctcaCTTGCAGAGTTTCACCAGACCAAAACTCCATGCCATTGATTTTCTATAAGCCTAGAAGTGTACCTGCTGGGGGGAACACTAGCATGTCCTCTTCAAGGCCCAAGAGAGCCAGCCCCACAGCGAGCTGCTTACAATAAACTCAAGTGCTTGATGAAGACTTAATTCAAGAGCATAACCCCCAGTGGGTGGGGATCCCTCCCCCCCTAGGAGGGAAGAACAAAGGGACTTTGCCATCCTGCCCCAGAGAGCTCCAACACTGGTGTTTTGGTTGACATATTTTAATGGCAATGCAACCTCTGACTCCAGCAGAGGCACCTAATAcctctctgaaagcaaagaggCAAGCACAACACTGCACAGCATGGCGCTACCCGTTCTTGCATCCAGGAATAGGAACACAGCCAGGGCACCCAGGAGCATGCTGGCTGCTTCTTCTCATTAGCACCTGGCAAAGAGCTGAACAAAGAGTCCTTTCAGCAGCACATTGGCAAAGGGACCCTGTGCAGGGACGCTCAGCTGGATGCCTCCATTTCAACGACTTCATCCAGGGGCTGGGTCTGCACATGGACCTTCTTTGGGGGGATGTAGGagcccatcccagcagcacgctctgcctcctcctgtgTATAGGGCTCCTCACTCAGCTGCTTCAGCCTGTGGGGGGCAGAGATGGGTGGGAAGCACGTGGACGGGCTCAGCATCGCCACTGCCCTTCTTATACTGGGTACGGGGCTGGGCACAGCTTCACTCAGCACCCCCGTATTACCTCTTCTTGTGCACCTTGGATCTGAAGTGCTCTTTCATGCTTGTCAGGTCCACAAAGTAGCGCCTGGGGGAGAGAAGGGCAAGAGGCCATTCAGGGGAAGTATGGAGAGCCTGTGTGCACTTGGGAATCCTTCACCTCCAGGACCAGCACCCCCAGGGTCGAGGTCCCACCGGAGCCCAGGATCAGTGCTCAGAAGGCAGAGCTTCCCCAGACCCAGATCCCTCTCCAGCCAGAACCCCACTCCACACCGGGaatccctcctcccccaccagATCTCCCCCTAATCCAGGACCCGCCGAGACCCCTTTCCCCGCAGGCCAGGACCCTCCCCCTAAGAACTCCTCCCCAGGACTCCCAGCCtccccatcaggacccccacaCCTCCTCTCCAGGGACCCCATCCCTCCCATGACCACCTCTCTCTCCCCACTACGCCCCCACTCGCCCCAGAAGACCCTTCCAGACCACGACCCCCCTCCCACGCACGCGCAGTGCAGGCAGTAGAACTGGGCGCAGCCCGGCAGATCGGGGTCGGGCTCCTGGCGCAGCAGCCGGGCAGCCCGGCCGGGCTCCAGATCCGCGTGGATCTCATCCAGATCCCGACGTCGCCGCTTTGTTTTCGCCTGCCGGGCCAGCGAGTGCGCCCGGTGCGCGCCTGTGCGGCGGCTGCTGCGCGGCGACATGGCAGCCGAGGAAAGGGAGCACTGCGCAGGCGCGGAAGGCCAGGGCTCCGCCCCGGCGACTGGGCCACGCCTCCTGTGGCTCCCGTGTGCAGCTGATTGGTGCGGAGCAGAGGTAGATTTGCATGTCCCCGCCCCATcgcctctccctctctccctggTCACGCGGTAGTCGCCTTTCTCGTTCCTTGGCCGCTCTGCGCTGCCAGACTATGGTCAGAGGTCCTCCGCGTCGTACTACGCATGCGCGCAGGAAAGCGGAAGTAGGAGCGTGGTGAAGCGCTCGTTGCTGTACCAGAGGCTTCCCAGTGTGCCTTAGAGGAATTGGAGAATCACCCATCGTACTCTAGGGGGCACCCTGTAGTGCTCACACAGCTCCTCATCATTCTGCAGGGCAATCTAGAAGCTTCTCATTGCACCCTAGTGGGCTTCCAAGGCCCCCAGTGTGCTCTGTGCCGTACTGGAGTTCTCTCAGTTCTCATCATTGTCATCCGGGGTGCTTCAGTGTCCTCTCAGTATGCCCTTGAATCTTCCAAGTGCCACCCAGTGTGTTCTGGGGGCACCCTGGGATCCTCCTAGAGCTGCTTAGGTCTGAGGCTTCCCAGTGTATCTCAGCAGATTCCCTAGACCCCCTGGTGTTCTGTGGGGAGCCCTGGTGTATTCCCAGAGCTCCTCAGACTGCTCTGCAATGCCCTAGAGGCTTCTCAGTGACCCTTAGGGGACTCCCAGGACTCCCGACTTTAACTTAGGGTACCCCAGTGTGCTCCTAGAGCTCCCCAAAGTGCTCTAGGGTACATTCTGTACACACTTGTGATTAATTTATGTTGCACTCCTACTTTGTGTTCCTTGAGGAGGGTTTTACTGTGTGAGGTGGGTCTGCTGTCACCAAAAGTTTAACTTGGACTGAGTTTTTCCATGAATGAGaaccacagaagaaagaaatgtgaagacTACTTGGTTGTCTGCTTGGGTGTATGGATGGACAGTAAAATTTTGGAAAGATATGTAATGATACACTGTTTGCAATACTGAAAACAAGAGCTGCCATGCTTGCATGTAGGGGCAGTTCTTTGCAGCATCCAGGACTGCTGCTCTGAAACAAGGAACTTGGTGACTTTGGAAGACACTATGTGTCTCAGGGCCTTCCACAGTGTGGCTTGCATAGGCTGGAAGGAGCAATGCTTGGTACTTTTGCCCTTCATGCCTCACTCTGAGGTGGTGGTTCCTGGGCATGGTCCTACCTAGAAAGGACTTTGGGTTCAATCTCCAAAGACATGTGCAATAGTGATTTTTATAGTGCACGTTGTTGGGTTAAACTGGCAATGAGAAATGCAGACTGAATGgttgcagtttccatgaaaGTGAAGATCCATCCTTCACATTACATACCTTTATCACATTACATACCTTTATCACATTACCAAGTCAGCCAAATGGATTAAACTGCAGAATGACAACAGTAGTGCTTTTTTCACATAGACATTTCCATGGGTGCCAAGACAGGGATTAAAATCAAATCCATCTTCTAGTTCCTGTTTTATCCACCTTTCATCCCTGGACATAGAGTGCTGGGTTTTTTGAGCCCAGGCAATTTCCCACTGAAGCCAGTAGGGGTCATGGTAAGAACtgctaatttttttccttattttctggTCTATATCCAAACCCTAGtttcaaacagaagagaaaataagtaagCAGAGGAGTTGCTAGAGGTTATTCTGGGATCTGGGCTATACAAGATTGGACTGAGACTGCTAGGTTTTGCTATCAAACCCTGACTGCAGTCCTTGGTATAATGCTTGGAAATGTGTGGACTTATTCCTCTGAGTTGTTAAAGATTTTTGTTTAGAGAGAAAGGTCTTAGTATCTCTACAGACCTATATCTTCTCTAGCGTTGAAATAAAATAGTGTGATTTGAAATGGAGGCTTTCCTATCTGCTGCCAAGATTATGGAGAGGTGTTGGTGTCAGGAATGAAATCAAAGCTTAcgcaaataaataaatttaaaatcatttaaaaagttttttttagcAAACTTTTAATATTTACCCAGAAAACATCTGCAATGGCATCATTTCTGAGCAGGCCAGGTCATCCTGAAAAGCTTTTCACATAGTCTCaagtataaatattttgataccaaaaaaaaaaaaaccccaacaagcaaacaaacaaaaaacaataacaaaccCCCCccgaaaaacaaaacaaaaaccaaaccaaaaccaaaaaaacccaaccaaaaacGAAAACAAAAACCCTCCGAACTCAACCCCTTGTGCTCACATTCAGTGGTGCAGCATTGTGTTGTGTAATCATGGCCTCCTCACTCTGCTCCCAGCCACACTGCAGCTCTACCAGACAGGCAGCGGGATGCTTCTGGCCCATGCtgtgctttaatttttattttcatttttcttgccaGCTCTGGGAATCCAAGAAAGGATGTCTGAAGGATGTTGATATGGGCTGGCTGGCTGTCAGGGTGCTCAGAGGTGGGCTGAGGAAGGAGCTGGTGGTCACTGCAGTGATGAAGGCACCGCTTTCGTCAGCAACAACTTCAGCAGCAGTTTCCTGGGTTCTCGGTAGGAGCTTGAGTTGTGGGTGTGGAAGGCAGAGAGCTGAGGAGCACATCTGGGCTGGTGCTGACAGTGCTGCGTTGCGCTGCAGAGCCACGGCTGCAGGCTCATTGCACATCATCTCAGGAATAGGTCTAGCTCAGACAGGAGCTACTTCACTCATACATCATAGAACAGCTGCTAGCTAGGAAGGCTGAGCTTTTTGTCTTCCTGTATTTTACAGTAGCTATGGATAAACCCAACAAGCAGCGGCATCCTAACCTATCTTATCTGCGATGCAGGTCATTACTATATTTCACCTACTAACTGACAAATGGTTCATGTCTACAATAATAAGCCCATCAGCTGCTCTGGTTGACTTTTTACACAGCATCTGAATTGATTTTAAGTCACTTtgacttttaaattaaattacctcatgtgtacaaaaaaaaaaaaaaaaaaaaagatgcagaagaaCTCAGCAAGGATTCACAGTAATCAAGTACTTTttaacacacacatatattaaGCTCTAAATCAAAAACAAatcttccccattttttttttatatatgcacTCTATAGGATGCAGTGAACGTTAGCATGGTCTAGCTCTCAGCCATGCGGTGCTCTGCCTGTTATACAATGTCTGCTCTACTGCTctactttttcccttttaaacaAATGCAGGTAGACTAGactctttaaaagaaatacaagctGGCCATAGCACTGTGGCTGAGCTGCCCTCCATACAAAGGAAGGAATTCTAGTTTTGTTACATTAGGAAAGACGGAAATAGTACTGTTCTGGGGTCCTAGATGATCTTATTCTCCAGGGCTTCAATCCTTTTTGCCACAGCTTCCAGTGAGTGAGAGTTAAGGAGAAAAATGACAGTGCACATCGGTGATTCATTGCTCACATCTCCCCTGCACAGACAGCAAATGGAGCTGCCTTGCTGGGAGCAGGTAGAAGAGGAGTGCTGCCGTCACCTACCCTGGCATTTCCATAGCTGTTCAGATTGATGAACTTTTATTTGAAGGTAGAAAATGtttatgcatgcacacacactcacatgCACCTATAAATTTACTTTAAATATAAGAATGTGTGTTTTGACCAGTTGAGAGAATTCCTGACCTTGAGTAGTATGGGTTGCATGAAGAGCAGAGCACATTGCTTTTCTTAGAGTTACACTGTCTTGcaattttctgctcttttcacTAATTGCTTTTCATGATGTGCCTGCAAACAGCAACCCACTGGGTGAGAACTACTGATTTACTCTGACCTTTTGCTTAATGTAAGTCATGGATTTCACTCAATTTGATTTAAAGAGGAGAAAGCATACTGTGTAACTGAAAGAGCAAGCCACAGAAATGTGTGTATAAATTATAACATTGTTTCTAAAATGATATTCTCTCCTAATTTTCAGTAATGAAGTCTCTCCCTAACCATTCTGTGAGTTGCTCCAGTGTTTCACTAATTCCTCTCTGCATGAGACACTTGAATCttattcacatttctttttcttatttctcttccaaGATTTCCCAGTATTTGTGCaatatcatagaaccattaaggttggaaaaaacctctaagtccaactgtccaccttCCACCagtactgcccactaaaccacatccctagGTACTACACCTACCCCTTCCTCCAACACcttcaccacttccctgggcagcatgttccaataactcaccactctttctgagaagaaattcttcctataCCTCAcgtcctattgctgttacctgggagaagaggtcaacccctccctctcctcaacctcccttcagggagttgtagagagtgatgaggtctcccctgagccacCTCTTCTCCAGATGGAACCATCCCATTTTCCTCATCCACTCCCCATAGCACTGTGCTCCGGACCCCTCAcacctcctttcccttctctgcacACAGTCCAGGACCTCGATGTCTTGTAGCAAggggcccagcactgagcacagcactgaggtgcaGCCCCACCAGTGCCAGCAAATAGGGATGATTGACTCCTGCTCCcgctggctgcactgctgctgacacaACCAGGATGCTGTTGGGCTCCTCAGCcccctgggcaccctgctggctcatgttcagcagTGTTACCAACATCCCCAGgtctttttcctccttgcaaCTCTCAGCCACTCTGCCTTAAGCCTGCAGAACTGCATGGGgctgttgtggccaaagtgcaggacctgacacttggtcTCGCtgaacctcatcccactggcctcatCCTAGCGACcggcctgtccaggtccctctgtggAGCCTTCCTACTCTCAGGCACATCAACACTTCCCCCCAAGTTGGTATCATCTGTAAACTgactgagagtgcactcaattccctcaTCCAAATCATCAAAAAAGATATCAAACAGGGCCAGCCCCAATACAGACCCCTGTGGAACACCACATGTGACCAGTTGCCAGTTGGATGTAACTCCATTCATCACTGGGCCTGGAACCCAGCAAAGaatgtacctgtccaagccaagggctgccagcttctcaaGGTTCTGGCTGGACCTGATCCCTTGGCTGTCCCTcacatgccatgtgatcacACTCAAAGATGATCTgcttccataaccttccctggcactgaggtcaggctgacaggcctgtagttccctggacCCTCCTTCTGACCCTTCTAATAGATGGGCGTCACATTGGCAAGTCTCCAGTCATCTGAGACCTCTCCAGTTGACCAGGAATACTAATAGATGGTGGAAAGTGGATTAGCAatcagctctgccagctccctcacaCCTCAGGTGGATGCAACAGAATATGACAGAATCCAGAAGGAAACAGGTGGCCCTAGCCCAGCCAACTCCCCATAGACACATCCTTTACAGTtcagtgagcatggtggtgatgggttaattattggacttggtgatcttagaggtcttttccaaccttactgattctatgattctgtgacaaaaAGCAATCCCACAGAGACATGGGATCAAACTCACTTCACTAAAGATATTTGCAGTGAGCGGTTATGTGAGAAAGTGAGCAGTTTCTCAGCACTGGAATTTGACCAACAGAGAGAAATTGGACCTAAGCAGCACGATTCCCCTGACTTTACCAAGACCACCAACTATGTGGTCAGAAGCGTTGTGCTGTAGAAGACCCTCTTTTTCAACAGTTCTGTGGGGAGTTTAGGCAACCAGATGGGTTATTTGCATTGTAGATATTTACTGTTGTATAAAAAGTATTGCATCTAGAGAGCTTTAATGACTTATCAGTTGCATGcaggcatttgtttttttctgctcacaGGCCAGTGATAaccactgctgctctcagccctcaCATTCTGGCTGCATCACAGGACTTGCAGcatgcagaggcagcagcagtaTCCGATACAGGAATCTTGCTTCCACACTTCTGGCACTGGCATCACTTAAGAGTCTTCCTAAAAACTGACCTAGGATCTGATGTCTGCATCTCACTACTGCCTCCAATGATTTAGCATATTCTACTTTGGCTCTATTGCTTTCagtctattatttattttgtgtcagGCCAGTATCTTGAGCTCTAGAGCAGGACTTCTTCCTCTTGGACACATTCAGAACCCAACCATCTAGTTTCCCAACTTCCCGACCGTTATCTAACCTGTTTTCCCCATGGATAGACTTTCTCAGGTGATCCCTCCAGAAAGCCCAACCCAGCTCACTGGGTGCTGAACAAAGAGCTTCCAAAGGATATATTTCTGTTGCAGTGTATTGATGAGTTCTTCAACTTTTGTCTGGAACTTCACTATAGATTTACATTCGCATGGATCTTCCTCTGTGGACCAGAGTATCAAGAAAATGTGTTAAGTGAcacaaaaaagaattaaaatcacTGAGATGTGAAGTAAAGCTGCGTGTGAAGTAAAGTTATAGTCTTTGTCATaaacatgaaggaaataaaaatactattcCTCTTAATTACTGACTAATCACTTCTGCCTTTAACCTCAAATTATCAGAGACTCTTACACTTCATTGCATCCAGGACAGGCTCAAGTCTTTCCTGGGCTTCCAGTTCCCTAAACACTCACTGAGGTCTATTACTAATGCTTAAAGCGTGTCCTAAAAATTTGAATCTGATCAAATACAGTGCTCAAAACAATCTCTGTTTGTCAGTTCATTTCCCAATAACATCACCATGTTGGGTCATACTCTTTGCTGTTCATAAActtatgcaaaataaaaatttggAGGCACTGTTTGCAATCTGAGAGTTGAGAATTGTTTGAGCTTTACTTCAGGGCTCCATTTCTTGAATAGAAAAAGCAGTGTGCATTCATCAGTCCTGCAAATGCTGTGAGTAAAccttcccccctctccccagtCCCCCACTCTCACCAACGCAgattttcatttgcagcttCTTCCCAATGTTGCTGATGGTTCTGAAGTCAGCTGTGTAGAAGTAGTGCTCAGCTACTGGTTCGGAAGCAATTTCCCTCAGCTCATCCTCCACTGCGTTACCAACTCCCACAGCAAACATCCTAAAGCCTGTGAACAGTAAGAACCCTTCAGTTGGCACCAATCCCTCATCAACTTCTACATTCCTGTCTGCCTTCTGCACCTCCATGCAACTCTATAGTTGTTAAGTTGAAAACTCTCTTACTCTCTACTATTATTAACTTATTTCAGGCCATAAGGAgttccaaaatattttgcaggcAAAGTTTTACTAGACTTATCTAGGTAATGACCACTGTCACCACAAGAACAATGATTTGGAGatacaagaaacaaaagatcATTACAACACCTTGACAGGATAATGCATCCAACTAATAGGAAAGCAATGATACAGCAAAAGGAAACAGTGGAATTTTTCAAAACAGCCTGCAGGCACCATTCATCAGCCTCTGTCGTAGCAAAGTCCCCTCTGCTATGGAGACCTGTGTGTTCAGTAAAACTGTACTTGGATTGCTTTCTAATATTGCAACTCATATTGTCTATCAAGATAAATCCATTCGATGAGTTAAGAACATGGGCCCAGTTACTATGCTTCACTACCAGAGATTGATTGCTACTTTTGTCTCAAACTCTGCTTCTCTTGAACCCAACTACAGTTTGCCCCTTGACTTGAATGATGATACTAGGTCAAGACTTCAGTAAtgctttccctccctcccctttttgccttgtctttctttctctggatcttttcagctttttttccccagcgTTCATCTCAAGGAACATGTTTGGAATCTACTTACaagtattttgttatttatctCTGTGAAATCACTTACTAGCTGATATTGGGGATATCTGTGtagggagaagagaggaggggaaaataaGGCCTGAAGTCTTTTTTCTATGCATACAGTTTGTAAGGACCTTTTGTCTCTTAAGGGCTGAACATCCACACAACCTGTCAACTTGTTTAGAAGGAACAGCATTTCATGACCTTGTACTTGACCTGCTATTATGTGCTAGCCCTTAGTCCCATCTAGTTGCTGAGACTGAATCTAAAAGGAAATGCAGGATTTAGCAATTCATGAACTTATTCACATGGGCTGCATCCATTTAACACAGTGATGGCAGAAGACTGGGAACGTGTTCAGCAGGAGGTCAGCAAAGGGGCAGATCTCCATATACTTGCACTTTGTACAATTGATAGTAGATGCGTTGCCTGGTACAAGGGAGAAATGAGCCACTGAAAATTCAGTAGACCTACCTAAATCTTTGGCTTTCTTAGCAGCATCAGTGATGTAATCTTGTGACCGTCCATCTGTGAAGACTATGCCCACCTTGGGAACCCCAGGCCTAGCCCCATTAGCAATGGAAAAGGAACTGTCCACGAGGTACTTCAGAGCCTGGCCTGTCATGGTGCCTTTCTCCATGTAGGCCATTTTCTTGACTGCTGCTTTGATGTCCTTCTTGTTCTTGAACTGTCCCAGAGGAAACTCCTGCCTGACAGAGCTGGAGTACTGAACCAGGCCAACCTGGGCCTGCTTCTCTGACACTTCCAGGGATTCCACAATTTGGTTGATGAATTTCTTCACCAGCTCAAAGTTCTCAGGCCGAACACTCTTGGAGCCATCGATCAGGAAAACGAGATCCAGGGCAGATCCTGACCCACCACTGCAAGCTGAAGCAAaataagagaaggaagagacagCAGCtaagcaaaataagaaaaggtGAAGACAGCAACTAAGATTCTGCCTAATTATATAGGGAAATGTAAACCTAATACCATTTCATTGCTAGTGAAATATGATAAATCAATCAAAAATCAACAACAGTTCACACTCgttttcaaaataattcttgTTTTTACactcatggtt
Above is a genomic segment from Gallus gallus isolate bGalGal1 chromosome 23, bGalGal1.mat.broiler.GRCg7b, whole genome shotgun sequence containing:
- the ZNF593 gene encoding zinc finger protein 593, whose translation is MSPRSSRRTGAHRAHSLARQAKTKRRRRDLDEIHADLEPGRAARLLRQEPDPDLPGCAQFYCLHCARYFVDLTSMKEHFRSKVHKKRLKQLSEEPYTQEEAERAAGMGSYIPPKKVHVQTQPLDEVVEMEASS